AGCGGCACCTCGACATCGGCGAGCAGCACCTCGAGCGCCTTGTCGCGGATCTGCTCGGCCTGCTGGATGCGCTTGACCCGCTTGACCTGCTCGACGAGGCTCTCCTTGAGCTCGTCGATGGTGTCGAATTCGCTTGCCAGCTGCGCGAACTCGTCGTCTGCCTCGGGCAGCTCGCGCTCCTTGACGGACTTGACGGTGACGGTGACCTCGGCCTCCTGGCCGGCGTGCGGGCCGGCGGCCAGCGTGGTCGTGAAGACCTTGGACTCACCGGTCTTGAGCCCGATGATCGCCTCGTCGAGGCCGTCGATGAGCTGGCCGGAACCGATCTCGTGGGACAGGCCCTCGGTGGCGGCCTCGGGCACCTCGGTGCCGTCGACGGTGGCCGACAGGTCGATGGAGACGAAGTCGCCGTCGGCGGCGGCGCGCTCGACACCGGTCAGGGTGCCGAAGCGGGCACGCAGATTCTGCAGTTCGGTGTCGACCTCGTCATCGGCGATCTCGATCGGGTCGACGGTGATCTTCAGCGCGGTCAGATCGGGCAGCTCGATCTCGGGGCGGATGTCGACCTCGGCGGTGAACACCAGCTCCTCGTTGTCCTCGAGCTTGGTGACCTCGATATCGGGCTGGCCGAGCGGCTGGATCTCCGCGGACGTGACGGCCTCGCTGTAGCGGCTGGGCAGCGCGTCGTTGACGACCTGCTCCAGGACCGCGCCGCGGCCGATGCGAGCCTCGAGCAGCTTGCGGGGGGCCTTGCCGGGACGGAATCCGGGCAGCCGCACCTGGCCGGCCAGCTGCTTGAACGCGCGGTCGAAGTCTGGCTCCAGCTCGGTGAAGGGCACCTCCACGTTGATCCGGACCCGGGTCGGGCTCAACTTTTCGACGGTGCTCTTCACTGCGTTACTCCTCGTAGATGGTTCGGTGTTGCTCGTACGGTCGGGGTGACAGGATTTGAACCTGCGGCCTTCCGCTCCCAAAGCGGATGCGCTACCAAGCTGCGCTACACCCCGTGCCTCTTCGTGCCTGTCTTCGGTCGACACGCACGCACGCCGACCACGCGAGATACTACGGGCATGTGTCGCGACGCCATCAATTGGATTTGATCGCGCCTTCGCTAGTACAGTCTCCGATGCACCGCATGCGGGCGTAGCTCAATGGTAGAGCCCTAGTCTTCCAAACTAGCTACGCGGGTTCGATTCCCGTCGCCCGCTCCATGCAACGCAGGTCAGGGCCATTTCGGAGTTTGCCAGCAAACCCGAGGTGGCCCTGATCCCGCATTTTCCCCGCACAATCACTTTTCAAGGCTGGTTGCTGGCCCACGACTCAAGCACCGCCCGCGTGTCCGGCCCGACTGTGACGCGCTCCACATAGTGCCCCTCGGTCGTCGCCAGCTGCGTGTGCGAGAGCTGACGTTGCGCCGCCTCCACGCCGAGCCCGTCCCGGACCACCGTGGCCACCGTGCGGCGGAAGCTATGCGGTGTCACCCACCGGAGATCCTCATGATCGGCCAGCGCCTCCCGCAGAGCCGACCTGATGTTGGTCAGGGCCACCAGGCCGCCGTCCCGGTTGGCCAGCACCGTGCCCTCCGGGCCGGTCACCGCGTACAGCTCTGTGAGCACCTCGACGCCGAACGTCGGCAAGCTGACGGTGTGTGCTGGAGCGCCGCCTTTGCGTGAGTCCTGGCGATGCAGAGGCTTCCCAGCGACCCTGCCCGAGTCAACCACCGTCCCGGTCACCGTGACGGTTGGCGGCGTGCCGAGCAGGTCGACGTCCTCCCAGCGGATCGCCAGCACCTCCCCCGGCCGCGCCCCGGTGGCCGCGAGCAGCTCCACAAACGCTGGGAGCATCCGCCCGCGCCGCGGCCCCGGCCCCTTGCGGTTGCAGAACGCCGCGACGGCCGCGCGCACCCTCTCGAATTCCATCGTCGTGAGCGCGCGGGCCGGCTTCCGCTCGGCCTTATTGGTCCGGGTCTCCCGGATCGGATTGTGCGCGATCACGTCGAACCTGACGGCCAGCGAGTACATGCCCGAGAGGATGACGCGCATGTAGGTCGCCGGCGCTGGCAGCAGCGCCTTCAGGTAGGCATCCGCTCGGCTCGTCGACAGCTCTCCCACCCTCAACGCGCCGAGCTGACCGTCACCGTGCAGCCGCCAAGTGTCGCGGTAGAGCGTGGCGGTGCGCTCGCCGATGCCGTTCTCTGCGACCTTGGCCGGCAACCACACCTCGAACAGCTCGGTCAGCGTAGTGCGCTGATTGATCGCGCCCGTGGGCTGCCCGGCGGCAAGCTCAGCCTGGATCCGACGTTTCAGCTCCCGCCGCGCATCCTCGGCCGACTTCCGTGACGACGCCTCACGCTCACGCAGCTTTCCATTGTGCAGCCGAACATAGGTTGTGGCACAAAATAACTCGCCGCGTCGTCCCACGGTAATCTTGCCGTGCTCGCCCGGCGCCATCCGCTGCCTAGGCATGATCCCTCAGCACAGCACCGGGAATCCGACCAAGGTCCGCCTCAAGTTGACTGAGCTTGTCCTCAGCGCTGATCAGCTCGTCCATCGACATGCCCCGTTTCTCGGCCTGAGATGCGGTCTCGCCCTTTGCTATTCCTGCCCGCTCGATCATCCTTTCAATGTGGCGGTCTAGCCGCTCGTGACGGTGCCGAACTTCAGCTAACTCCCTGGATTTGAGGAGCAGTCGGGCGCCATCCGAACCACCCGACCTCTCCTCACCCGCAAACCGGCGGACTGCGTCAATCGACGAAATCGACTCACCAGGAACAACTTCCACCATGCCATCCGGAAGCTCCGGATACAGGAGAGCAATCGGCGGCACATCCAGCGCGGCCGCAATGACAATCAGTTCCGCGATGCTCAAGACGCTGCCGCGATGTCCGGAATCTAGCTTCGCAATCACCGTCGGCGACACCCTGTAGCCAAGTTCAGCCGTTCGAGCACTTAGCCATGCCGCCGACTTCCCTCCCCGGGCTTGTTTCATCGCCTTGCCTATGCGCTCAACAAGCTCGCTTGCCCAGCGCTGACCCGAATCTTCATTCGCCATGCGACGAGTATGACGGACTTTCTTGCGTCTGTAGAAGATCGTGTTAGTCTCGTCGCCAAGCGAAGATCAAACCGATAGATCTTCGTTACACGAAGGAATCGAGGGGATGAAAGCAATCGCCGAACCACAACCGGACGACGATGACCGACTCAGTCAACTTTGGCCGGTAGAAGCAGTGATGGCCCGGCTGTCAGTTGGCAAGTCGACCGTCTTCGCACTGATCACGAGCGGGGAGCTGCGCAGCGTCAAGGTGGGTCGACGCCGACTGATTTCCGAGGCCGCCATCCGAGAGTTCATCCAGAAGGTCGACAACGGGGGCAGCGCCGCCTGATGTGGCCACAAGAGACTCACGCCGATCTGGGGCTGGTCGACGACGACCACACCCCGGATATGCGAATGGCGCCGGTTGCAGCCGACGCCATTCCGAACGAACAACCCCCCAGCACATATCGGAAGGAAGTTCAGCACCAATGATGACACAGAGCACGAACACTGACCACGACCTGTTGGCCGAAGTCTCGACCCCGGACGGTGTGACCGCGGGCCCGTGGCGCACCGACAGCCAGGGCCATCTCGAACGTGACTTGTCCGACGGGCGCATCCAGCGCGGAAACGGTGATATCGCCGAAGCGGCGGCTGGCGATGCATGCAGAATCCGCGTCGGCACGGTTACAAGCTGGCACGAAGTGGCAACCCACCTGACGCCCACGCAGAACACTTTCCTGCGTGACTCGGAGTCCCGCGGCGCCGAACCCGAAGATTTGGCAGAATACGCCCGCGGGCTGGCAGAACAGAATGTGCGCGACGCTGCGGTATTCGGCGATCTACCTGTGCCGCCGGATGCCACGGCCGTGTACACGTCCAACCAAATGCCTGACGGTCGATACTCCCGTGATTTCGTCGGAGCTCGACGCAGGATAGGGCTGTTGTGCCTCAGCGTCGAAGGCACCCAGTTCGATGACGGTGCTGTCCGCCGCCGGCTGCATATAGGCTTCGACAGCACCGACGGATCAGAACCCGAGTTTGACAGTCATCAGGTGCATCAGCTGATTTTGGTGCTCGGCCAGCTCGCTAGCGCCATTGAGCAGACGCAATGAGCGCGAAGGAAACTCCCGAGGTCAGTAGAGTCCGACAGCGCGCGTACCGGCTCAACCTGCGACTGATCAAGAGTGGCGAGGCGGTGCAGCTTCGCGACCAGGACGGCACGATAAAGCACAGCGGCAGCCTCGCCAGTGCAGACGCCTACATGGAACGCATCAGGTCATGGCAACGCGGGGGCAGTGTTCCGAAAAGCGTTCCAGTCGAATGGGTCCCATTGATAGACGGATACCTGAAGGAACAAGACGCTGCAGGCTTCTCGCAGAGCACTGTCAAACTACGACGCGAACAGCTCGGCAACATGGCCCGCGAGATCGGCGTTACTCCCGATAACGCCACTCGCCAAACCCTTACAGCGTGGCTCGCCCGGCATCGCGAGTGGAAACCTGAGACCCGCCGCAGCATGTTCAGCACACTCAAGAGCTTCTGCATCTGGGCAAGTGACAACGGGTGGTTTGCGACCAATCCAGCAGCAGAACTTCCGAAAGTGCGATTACCGCCGCCAGCAGCGCGGCCTGCACCCGACGACATATGGCACACATCGATCGCCCGGGCCCGCGGTAACCCCAGGGTCACACTTCTGCTGCGGTTGGCGAGCGAAGTCGGCCTGCGCCGAGCTGAGGCCGCCCGTGTCAGCACAGACGATCTGATGGGCGGCCTCGGCCGAGCGCAACTGCTGGTGCACGGCAAAGGCGGGAAGAAACGCGTCGTTCCGATCAGCGATTCGCTCGCCGCTGCGATCGCAGCAGGCGCTGCTGGACACACAACAGGGGCACCTTCGACCGGCTGGCTGTTCCCCGGGTCCAAACCGGATGCTCACCTGACACCAAAGCAGGTGGGCGACCTCATCCGGACAGTGATGCCCGAGGGCTGGAGTATGCACACTCTGCGGCATCGGTTCGCCACCCGCGCGTACCGCGGCAGTCGCAACATCCGGGCTGTGCAAACGCTTCTCGGACACGCTTCGGTGGCCACGACGGAACGGTACACCGCGGTCGATGACGACGAGGTCCGGGCCGCTATGTTGTCCGCGTCCGACTGGGGGGACGTCTCCGACTCGTGAACGACCAAGAGACCGAGGCGCTGCGCGGAAACCTTGCCGTTGTGACGGCCACATGAGTGGTCAGCTCGTCGGTGAGGTGATTGCTGCGTCGGACAGCCTGCGCGCACGTGGGCTGTCCGAGCGCGGCTTTCACGCACTGATCGCTATCGCAGAGAAGGCAGGCACCGAGAGCCGTCAGGGTTCGGTCCGCTGGGACCACATCCGGGCGGTGCTCTACGGTGCGTCGCAGCGCACCGCCGAGCGTGCTATCGCAGACCTGAAGAACGCCGGGCTGATCCGCGTGGTCAGGGTCGGGTTCAACAACAACCACGGCCGTGCGGCGGCGCCGATATACGAGATCCAGCAAACAACCGATTCCGCCACTCAGGTGTCGGCATCGCTTGCCGACGATACCGACACCCAGATGGCGGAATCGACCCGCACCGATGCCGACACCCAGATGGCGGAATCGCCTGACACCCATACCGATACCCACGAGGCGAACGCCCGATACCGACAAAACGGGGACCGATACCGACAAAACGGGGACCGATACCGACACCCAGATGTCGTACTTGACGTTTCTATTGACGGTTCTATTGACGAAAAGAAGGGGTTACGTTTCAGGGGTACGTCACCAGGCGGCGGCAGCTGCGCGCCGACCGCCGGCGGCTACGACATCGCCGACATGACGATCGAGTGCCCGCACTGCCACGCGCCCGCACACCATCCGTGCAAACAGGAAACCGGCGAACCCAAACAGCTCCCGTGCATGCGACGCTGGCGATCCGAGCGAGTCGCCGCGATATGAGCACCACCACGATCTGCAGGCGCGCCTACGCCGGCGCACTCACCGATGCGTGTCCGCAGTGCAAGGCACCAGCTGGCGAGTACTGCACCCGCCTCGATGACTTCGGGCACCGCCACCTGCGCAGGATTCCGTGCCTGCATCGCATCCATCCGTCGCTCGTCGACGTCGACGAGCACCATGACGAGCCCGTCGACTTCACCGAGCCCCGACGGCCACCGAACGAGGGCGGGAGACTCCCCTGACTCAGCTGACCGCTGTAGAGCGTTTTGAGTGGCTGGATCGTGTTCTCGGGCACTGCGACCTGACCGCGACTCAAAAACTCGTCCTGGTGGCGCTGGAGACCTACACCGACGATCTGGGGATGAACGCGAGGCCTGGAACGTGGACCTTGGCGCAAATATGCCGGGTCGGGCCCCGCGCCGTGGACGGAGCACTGGCCGCCGGCCGCCGCCACCAGCTGATCGAACAGACCGCCCGTGCCAACCCTCGCCGCCACCTGATGGCCGAGTACCAGCTGACGCTCCCACGACCCGCGCCCCCGCGCAGATAGACGAGGTCCAACACGAATAGCCATGCAGATAAAACACTTTTAGACCGCACCGCCACGCGCATTGAAATGGGGTTGCATTTGAGCTGCGACCCCCATGACCAAGGGTGTCGGTTCGACAGACACCCTTCGCGACTCGCCAGCGCGTCGCTTAACAATCCCGCCGCCGTGCTGACCGGCTGGTCTTGGTCGGATCTGAAATCCGACCAAGCCGAACTCTTCGAAAGGGAACGACATGCCTCACGACCCACAAGCACTGACCCACGCTGACTTCCAGCGCGCGGCCACCCTGATCAAGTTCGCCGCCGAGATCGATCGCGCCGGTATCAACTTCGTGTTCAACGAGGCCGGCCGCGAGAACCGCTCAGCGCAGCTGCTGCTGGCCACGATCGACGGCTACCGGGTCATCACCCGCGAGCTGCGCTCCGAGAGCGCGTTGCCCGCGGTCGACGAGATGATCCGCGGCGCGGTCACTACCGCACCGGATCCGGATATGCGCCTGGCCGCCGCGGCGGTCGTCGCCCGCGCCGACAGCGATACCGACGCGCTCAACGCCGTCATGATCAAGGCGAACAAGTCAGGCCGCCCAGCCGAGCTCGTCGCGGCCCTCATGGGGATGTACGCCACCCTGCTGCCCGAGCTGGTCACCGACCACTGCACGGCGAATCTGGCGACCTGGCCGGCCCGCATCGCGGGACACAGCGGCGGCGCGTGATTGATCATGCCGCCGAAATCGCCTATGGTTTCGGGTAGCTCGGTATCCGCAGCACGCCAGGCCCCGCACGTCGCGGCCCACCTGGACAGCCCCGGTCACCATGCACCCGTCAGCGCGTATCCGCCTGTTCACGGTCTGGTGATCCTTTGAGCGAAACACTCACGCATTCAGCTGTTCTCACAGTCGGCGAAGGCCCCACAGTGAGCGGTCTCCTCGTCCCCTACGACCACACCGCCATCCGCGGCTGCTTTGCCCGCACGATCGCTGAGCGGGCGACCAAGGTTCGGCTACTCGCCGACCTCGGCAAGGCACGTCCTGTCGTGCTCGGTGAAGGCGCCCAGCTGCGGGAGACTGACGAAGGCCTGCATGCGACGTTCACTGTGCCCGAGGCGCTTTCCGCGGCCCTCGACACGGCCACCGACTGGCCGGTCACGGTCCGCACCCAACGCGTCGGCGCCAGCGAGTTCAAGCTAATCGACATACGCCTGGGCCTCCCAGGTCAGTCACCGGCCCGCTCCCAACCAGCCGCGAGCACTACCGAACGCCGCATCTCCGCCGATACCGCCCGCCGCCGGTTGGCCCTGCTGGACCTGGAGCGCGCATGAGAACCCTAGTGCGCAACAACCTCTGCCGATCGCTGCCGTTCACCGCGGTCCGCACTGCGGGTGACACCGGTGACGCCGACAACGACGATGGCCGCAACTTCCAGGGCTACGGCGCCATGTTCAACACCCCCACCCGGATCGACTCCTGGGAGGGCACATTCGACGAGCAGATCGCGCCCGGCGCGTTCCGCAAGTCGCTGCGCGAGCTGGCCCCGAAATTCCAATTCGACCACGGCCGGCACTCACTGTTCGGCTCACTGCCCTGCGGAGTGATCACCGACATTCACGAAGACGAACGTGGCCTGTACGTCGCAGCGCGGATGGCCGCGGCCGCGCTGTGGGAACCACTGCGCGAGGCCATCGCCTCCGGCGCCGTCGACGGTATGAGTTTCCGGTTCTCCGTGGTCCGGGAGGAGTGGCGCGACACCAAGGGCAAGCTCGTCCAGCCCGAGGACGTCAAGCGGATCCTGTACAACGGCGAGCAGCCCGAACGCGCACCCCTGCTACGCACCCTCAAAGAGGTCCGCATGGCTGAAGTCGGCCCGGTCGTCTGGCCGGCCTACAGCAGCACCAGCGCAACTCTGCGCGCCCACCAATCTGGCAGCACTATCACCAGCTCCACAGCCCGACGCCGCCTCAAACTGCTCTCCCTGGAAAGGAACTGACTCCACCATGACCATCCGCCTCGAGACCCGCCCCGACGCTCTGGAACGACAGATCGCCGACGCCCGCAAGGAAGCCCGCACGCTGCTCGACCGCGCCGGGGGTGCCGACCTCACCGGCGCCGAGGCCGAACGCTTCGACGAACTCACCGAGCTCATCGAGGCTGGAAACCGTCAACTGGAGGGCATCGATCGCAACTTCGCCGCCATCCGCGACGCTGCGAGCGACCTGCGCTTCTTCCCCGGCAGCACCGGCGGCGGTGACAGCACCCGAGACGACGGAGACCAGCGTGGCCGAGCAGGTGGTGCCCGCCTCCGACACCGCGACCCCTGGGACACCAGCCACCTGACGCGCATGGGTGTGTTCGGCCGCGACGAGGAATCGATCGGCAAGGAGCTGCACGAACGTGCCCTCGACGCTGTCGAGGACATGCCCCAGGCCACCGACAAGGTCCGGGAAGCGGCAACCCGGTTCATTGAGCGCGACGACCCCGACCTTGGCAGTCCG
The sequence above is drawn from the Mycolicibacterium neoaurum VKM Ac-1815D genome and encodes:
- a CDS encoding tyrosine-type recombinase/integrase translates to MPRQRMAPGEHGKITVGRRGELFCATTYVRLHNGKLREREASSRKSAEDARRELKRRIQAELAAGQPTGAINQRTTLTELFEVWLPAKVAENGIGERTATLYRDTWRLHGDGQLGALRVGELSTSRADAYLKALLPAPATYMRVILSGMYSLAVRFDVIAHNPIRETRTNKAERKPARALTTMEFERVRAAVAAFCNRKGPGPRRGRMLPAFVELLAATGARPGEVLAIRWEDVDLLGTPPTVTVTGTVVDSGRVAGKPLHRQDSRKGGAPAHTVSLPTFGVEVLTELYAVTGPEGTVLANRDGGLVALTNIRSALREALADHEDLRWVTPHSFRRTVATVVRDGLGVEAAQRQLSHTQLATTEGHYVERVTVGPDTRAVLESWASNQP
- a CDS encoding HK97 family phage prohead protease — translated: MRTLVRNNLCRSLPFTAVRTAGDTGDADNDDGRNFQGYGAMFNTPTRIDSWEGTFDEQIAPGAFRKSLRELAPKFQFDHGRHSLFGSLPCGVITDIHEDERGLYVAARMAAAALWEPLREAIASGAVDGMSFRFSVVREEWRDTKGKLVQPEDVKRILYNGEQPERAPLLRTLKEVRMAEVGPVVWPAYSSTSATLRAHQSGSTITSSTARRRLKLLSLERN
- a CDS encoding zinc finger domain-containing protein — encoded protein: MLYGASQRTAERAIADLKNAGLIRVVRVGFNNNHGRAAAPIYEIQQTTDSATQVSASLADDTDTQMAESTRTDADTQMAESPDTHTDTHEANARYRQNGDRYRQNGDRYRHPDVVLDVSIDGSIDEKKGLRFRGTSPGGGSCAPTAGGYDIADMTIECPHCHAPAHHPCKQETGEPKQLPCMRRWRSERVAAI
- a CDS encoding tyrosine-type recombinase/integrase, which gives rise to MSAKETPEVSRVRQRAYRLNLRLIKSGEAVQLRDQDGTIKHSGSLASADAYMERIRSWQRGGSVPKSVPVEWVPLIDGYLKEQDAAGFSQSTVKLRREQLGNMAREIGVTPDNATRQTLTAWLARHREWKPETRRSMFSTLKSFCIWASDNGWFATNPAAELPKVRLPPPAARPAPDDIWHTSIARARGNPRVTLLLRLASEVGLRRAEAARVSTDDLMGGLGRAQLLVHGKGGKKRVVPISDSLAAAIAAGAAGHTTGAPSTGWLFPGSKPDAHLTPKQVGDLIRTVMPEGWSMHTLRHRFATRAYRGSRNIRAVQTLLGHASVATTERYTAVDDDEVRAAMLSASDWGDVSDS
- a CDS encoding helix-turn-helix domain-containing protein; translation: MKAIAEPQPDDDDRLSQLWPVEAVMARLSVGKSTVFALITSGELRSVKVGRRRLISEAAIREFIQKVDNGGSAA
- the tig gene encoding trigger factor, which translates into the protein MKSTVEKLSPTRVRINVEVPFTELEPDFDRAFKQLAGQVRLPGFRPGKAPRKLLEARIGRGAVLEQVVNDALPSRYSEAVTSAEIQPLGQPDIEVTKLEDNEELVFTAEVDIRPEIELPDLTALKITVDPIEIADDEVDTELQNLRARFGTLTGVERAAADGDFVSIDLSATVDGTEVPEAATEGLSHEIGSGQLIDGLDEAIIGLKTGESKVFTTTLAAGPHAGQEAEVTVTVKSVKERELPEADDEFAQLASEFDTIDELKESLVEQVKRVKRIQQAEQIRDKALEVLLADVEVPLPEAIVQAQIDDTLHNAIHGLDHDEDKFNESLTEQGSSREEFDTNTRNEAEKAVKTQLLMDAVADKLDIQVGQADLTERLVLMSRQYGIEPQQLLQVLQQNNQLPAMFADVRRGLTIAAVVQGATVTDSEGNVVDTAEFFGPAGGEETAEVEVAEDVAVEAPAADAESESEAAADEDAAAEKAEKKDKKKAKKKSDKKSDDSSE